Genomic DNA from Desulfuromonas versatilis:
TGCGGTGATGATGATCTCCTTGTTGAGCAGCTTGACATCCTGCTTGATCAAAAAGGCGCCCTGTTCCACCGCCTCGCTCAGAGAGGCGTGCTCCCGCCAGCCGGTGACCGTGCCGTCGCCGTTCTTGGTGGCGCCGGCGTACATGCAGGTTTCCATTTCATGGGCGAAGGAGACCAGCTCGATCCAGTCGATGCGCAGCGACAGGCGCCCGTCGGCGGGGCGGTCGGTCAAAAAGGCGGCGCCGGCGCCGTCGGAGAGCATCCAGCGCAGAAAGTCGGCCTCGAAGGAGAGCGCCGGCTGCTTTTCCAGCTCTGCCGCCTTCTGCGGGTCGACCGCTCCGCACAGGCGCGAGCGTAAAAAGCTGGACGCAAGTTCCGAGCCGGCGGCCACCGCGTTGCGCGTCAGGCCGAGAGCGACATTCATGTAGGCGTATTTGAGCGCCGCCATCCCCGAAATGCAGATCCCCGCGGCGCTCATGACCTCGCAGGGGGCGCCCCCCAGCTCGCCGTGGACCATCAGGCCGTGTCCCGGCATGAGCTGGTCGGGGGAGGAGGTGCCGCAGCAGAGGCACTCGATGTCCTTTTCGCTGAAACTGGCGAAGGGGCGCAGACGGCGGATCGCCTCGGCGGTCAGCTGGGCATTGCTGTGGGTGGTGCGCCCGGTCTGCGGGTCGATGGCGTAGTGGCGGGATTCGATCCGGTTGTTGCGCAGGATGATCCGCCGGGTCCGCGAGGGAACCTGGTTGGCCATGCCCAGAATCTGTTCCATCTGGTCGTTGGCAACCGGAGCGTTGGGCAGAAATGCTGCCAGGTCGGTAATGAAAACGGCCATTTAGGTTGACTTTCTCCTACAGCTTGGCATGGGCGTGGCCGGCCTTGAGCAGCGCAGCATACCTCTGGTAGAAGATGCGCTCCTCAAGCCTGGTGGGGACCACGGCGTTGGTCAGGGTGTAGTAATCGAGATCGTGGATGGTGATGCGCTCACGCATGCCGGCATACAGGGGGGTGCCGGGCAGGGGGGTCAGCACCGTGTACATGGGCAGGTCGACGGGATTATCCGCCACGTAGGCTTCCAGCGCGTCGAACTGGGCTTCGTCGTAATCGGGCGAAATGATGAAATCGCCGACGATGGTCAGGCCGATCTGGTGCAGAATCCGGATCGCTTCGCTGTTGACGGCTGCGGAGTTGGCCTTGTTCAGTCCGTCGAGGGCCACGTCACTCACTTCCTCGAAGCCGATGACCACCGCGCGCAGGCCGATCTCTTTCCACAGCCGCAGCAGTTCGGGATGGCGCACCACGGTGTCGGAGCGCACGTCGGCGAGAAAATGCTTGCGGATGCCCGCCGCCCGGATCGCTTCGGCCAGGCGGCGGGCGTGCTGGGGATTGCCGAAGGTGTTGGCATCCACCAGGCGGATCACCGGGGTCTGCTCCAGTTGGCCGATGTCGCGCAGAATGGTATCGATCCCCGCGGTGAGGTAACGGCCGCCGGTGACCGGGGCGATGCAGCAGAAGGAGCAGTCGAAGGGGCAACCGAAGGCCGAGGCGACGAACCCCATCTCCAGGCCGAGGCTCTGCAGGGTGTAGTGGGGGCGGTAACGTTCGACCAGCCCGTAGGCGGGGGGGCGCTCCTGAACCAGGTCCTGCCGGCTGTAGGAGCGTGCGGGCCAGGTCAGGGCGCGGCCCGGGGCGGTTGCGGCGATCCCGGGGATCGCCGCGGAGTCGCCCGCCGTCTCCAGGGTGTCGACCAGTTGGCGCAGGCTCTGCTTGCCGAGACCGACAACCACGAAGTCGATTTCCGGGCGGTTGAAGAATTGCGGATCGTTGGAGGCGTGCACCCCGCCCACCACCACCCGGGCATTGCAGTTCTCTTTGACCTGCCGCGCCAGGCGCAGGACGCTGTTGGCCTCGCAGGTCATGGCCGTGAAACCGACCAGCTCGGGGGCGAAGCCGGCCAGTTCGTCGGGCAGCGCCTCCGGCTCCACCTTCAGATCGACGATCCGCACCTCGTGGCCGTGCAGATTGCCGGCCAGGGTTTCCAGGGCGAGGGGCTCTCCTCGGAAAATCTGCTTCAGCGAATCGATCCCGTAGCGTTCCTCGGGGATGCTGCGGCCGCAGTTGGGAGGGTTGACCAGGAGAATGCGCATGTTTCCAATAATTAAAGATCTTGTCGGCTGACCGGCGATTGTCTGTGGGGACGAATAGTAGCGTTTTTTGCTTTTAATGTAAATTTAAGAAGCCGCTATTCCGTCAAAAAAACGACGCGAGAGGAGATTTTCATCCTCCTGGCCCGGCACCGGGAAAATCGATCAGCGGGCGCATGGCGGTGATCCTGAAGGTGACCGCGCAGCGGATCATCCGGGCGGCCATGCTTCCGGCCTGCTCGGCCACCTGCTTGACCATGCCCTCCAGCAGCGGGCCGGAGGTTGCCGTCCCCGCCAGCTCCAGGTAGACTCGCGCCCCCCGCCAGCTCAGCACCTGGGGGCCGGGGAGGGCGACCAGCAGTACCGCGCGGGGATTGCTGCGCAGATTATGCAGGGACCTGTTCTCCCCCATGGCCAGGGCCAGGGTGTTTTCGCCAAGCAGGTGCACCGAGCCGAATACGGCCGCGTTGGGGGCCCCCGCTTCATCCACAGTGCTCAGGGTGGTGATGCGGCCAGCCGCCTCGAGCAGGACCGCAAGCTGTTTGAAATCCATTGGCAATCTGTCCTGGTGGTTGGTTCCCGCTGCTGACAATGCCCCGGGACGGTGCGCACCCGGGGAGGAGGTTTAGCGGTTTCCAAGAAAGCAAGATGCTTGCCAAAGTCGGCGGATCAGCGACCCGGATCGGGGGGGAACTGGCCCAGCATCCCGGGGGCCTGCGGGGGGAGGCACTGGTGGAGGAAGCTCTGCCAGGTCGCCCAGTAGCCCTCCCCCCCCACCAGGAAGGGATCGCCGTGTCCGGCCCCGGGCACGATCGCCAGTGTTTTGGGCAGCGGCGCTCGGTCAAACAGCGAACGGGCCATGGCCTGGGGGACCACCTGGTCCTGGTCTCCCTGGATAATCAGCAGCGGGGAGCGCAGCCGGGCTATCCGATCCCGGCTAGGAAAATGTTCGGCGAACAACCAGGGCATCAGCTGCACCACCCGGGGGTGGTGGTGCCGGATCAGCTCCACCAGTGAGGTGAAGGGACTCTCCAGGATAACCCCCGCGGGGGGGCGCTCCACGGCCAGCTCCAGGGCCACCGCCGCGCCGAGAGAGCGGCCGAAGTAGATCATCCGGGCCGGCTGCCAGCCTCGGCCCTCGAGGTACTCCAGGGCGCCCCGGGCGTCCCGGTAGATCCCCAGTTCGCTGGCGGTGCCACGGCTGTGTCCGGCTCCGCGGTAGTCGAAGATGAACACGTGCAGCCCCCGCTGCTGCAAGGCGGCGAGGTTCGGATACTGATGGGATAGGTTGGTCGCGGTCCCCTGGAAGAACAACACCAGGGGTTGGCCGGCCTGCCCCGGCAGATACCAGCCGTAGAGCAGGGTGCCGTCCTCGGCGGGGAACAGGATTTCCTCGAAGCCGAGCCGGGCGATGGCGGGGTTGAAGCGCAGCTCCCGGTCGGTGGCAAAGAGGAGGCTTTCCGGGATGGCGCAACCCCAGCTCAGCACCGAGACCAGCCCCAGCAGCGGAAGCAGCCGGGGCAAATTACACCTCTTTGCCAAAGGTCTGTTGCGGTCCATGGGCGATCCAGTCCGAGGGCGCGGGGCGATCAGGTAAATCTTACCATGGAAGAGTTCGTTGTCCGGCAGTTGGCCGGAGAATGAGGGGCGGGTGGCGGGGAAAATTCAGATTAGGGTTGCTGACCGGTCAAATTATGTGAGAATTTAGATTTGTAAATCCGGTCGATAAAGTTTATCCAGGCTGTCCGGTAGGAATCTCCCCCCACCTGGTGCGCGTCGCTGTGGCCGGCCCCCGGGAC
This window encodes:
- a CDS encoding pyridoxamine 5'-phosphate oxidase family protein produces the protein MDFKQLAVLLEAAGRITTLSTVDEAGAPNAAVFGSVHLLGENTLALAMGENRSLHNLRSNPRAVLLVALPGPQVLSWRGARVYLELAGTATSGPLLEGMVKQVAEQAGSMAARMIRCAVTFRITAMRPLIDFPGAGPGG
- a CDS encoding B12-binding domain-containing radical SAM protein — translated: MRILLVNPPNCGRSIPEERYGIDSLKQIFRGEPLALETLAGNLHGHEVRIVDLKVEPEALPDELAGFAPELVGFTAMTCEANSVLRLARQVKENCNARVVVGGVHASNDPQFFNRPEIDFVVVGLGKQSLRQLVDTLETAGDSAAIPGIAATAPGRALTWPARSYSRQDLVQERPPAYGLVERYRPHYTLQSLGLEMGFVASAFGCPFDCSFCCIAPVTGGRYLTAGIDTILRDIGQLEQTPVIRLVDANTFGNPQHARRLAEAIRAAGIRKHFLADVRSDTVVRHPELLRLWKEIGLRAVVIGFEEVSDVALDGLNKANSAAVNSEAIRILHQIGLTIVGDFIISPDYDEAQFDALEAYVADNPVDLPMYTVLTPLPGTPLYAGMRERITIHDLDYYTLTNAVVPTRLEERIFYQRYAALLKAGHAHAKL
- a CDS encoding alpha/beta hydrolase, with translation MPRLLPLLGLVSVLSWGCAIPESLLFATDRELRFNPAIARLGFEEILFPAEDGTLLYGWYLPGQAGQPLVLFFQGTATNLSHQYPNLAALQQRGLHVFIFDYRGAGHSRGTASELGIYRDARGALEYLEGRGWQPARMIYFGRSLGAAVALELAVERPPAGVILESPFTSLVELIRHHHPRVVQLMPWLFAEHFPSRDRIARLRSPLLIIQGDQDQVVPQAMARSLFDRAPLPKTLAIVPGAGHGDPFLVGGEGYWATWQSFLHQCLPPQAPGMLGQFPPDPGR
- a CDS encoding beta-ketoacyl-ACP synthase III, which encodes MAVFITDLAAFLPNAPVANDQMEQILGMANQVPSRTRRIILRNNRIESRHYAIDPQTGRTTHSNAQLTAEAIRRLRPFASFSEKDIECLCCGTSSPDQLMPGHGLMVHGELGGAPCEVMSAAGICISGMAALKYAYMNVALGLTRNAVAAGSELASSFLRSRLCGAVDPQKAAELEKQPALSFEADFLRWMLSDGAGAAFLTDRPADGRLSLRIDWIELVSFAHEMETCMYAGATKNGDGTVTGWREHASLSEAVEQGAFLIKQDVKLLNKEIIITAADRTLPRVMEKHALDPSQIDWFLPHYSSNYFRAELYERMKQIGCDIPLERWFTNLTTKGNTGSASIFIILEELFKSGRIKKGEKLLCFIPESGRFSMCYMLLTAV